In Lachancea thermotolerans CBS 6340 chromosome H complete sequence, a single genomic region encodes these proteins:
- the YCP4 gene encoding flavodoxin-like fold family protein (similar to uniprot|P25349 Saccharomyces cerevisiae YCR004C YCP4 Protein of unknown function, has sequence and structural similarity to flavodoxins; green fluorescent protein (GFP)-fusion protein localizes to the cytoplasm in a punctate pattern), with product MAKIAIITYSLYGHIDTLAKSIQKGVQAAGGQADLFRVEETLPEEVLEKMFAPAKPDIPIATTQVLEEYDAFLFGVPTRYGNVPAQWAAFWDQTGGLWVKGALQGKPAGLFVSTGSYGGGQEITIKTCMTYLVHHGLIYIPLGYKNVFAELSNVEEIHGGSAWGAGTLAGVDGSRQPSELELRMAVAQGKSFYEVAQHFPLSAKKAAKKEVGSAQKSSAAQRTTQQAPAKTEKKEPSKSGCCVMM from the coding sequence ATGGCAAAAATCGCTATCATAACCTATTCATTGTACGGTCACATCGACACTCTAGCTAAGTCTATCCAAAAAGGGGTCCAGGCCGCAGGCGGACAAGCTGACCTTTTTCGGGTTGAGGAAACCTTACCAGAGGAAGTGCTCGAAAAGATGTTTGCTCCTGCCAAACCTGATATCCCAATTGCCACGACTCAAGTGCTCGAGGAATATGATGCTTTTCTTTTCGGAGTGCCTACAAGGTATGGCAACGTACCAGCTCAATGGGCTGCATTTTGGGACCAAACTGGCGGGTTATGGGTCAAAGGTGCTCTTCAAGGGAAACCTGCCGGCTTGTTTGTGTCTACTGGCTCTTATGGAGGTGGCCAAGAAATAACAATCAAAACTTGTATGACCTACTTGGTTCATCATGGGCTAATCTACATTCCGCTAGGGTACAAGAACGTCTTCGCGGAGCTTTCAAATGTCGAGGAAATCCACGGCGGCTCCGCTTGGGGTGCAGGAACCCTGGCTGGCGTTGATGGATCAAGACAGCCAAGtgagcttgagctcagGATGGCTGTTGCTCAAGGTAAGTCATTCTATGAAGTTGCGCAACATTTCCCCCTTTCTGCTAAAAAAGCTGCTAAAAAAGAGGTCGGAAGCGCACAGAAGAGCTCAGCGGCTCAGAGGACCACTCAGCAAGCACCTGCTAAAACCGAAAAGAAAGAGCCTAGCAAATCAGGTTGCTGTGTGATGATGTGA
- the MRPL32 gene encoding mitochondrial 54S ribosomal protein bL32m (some similarities with uniprot|P25348 Saccharomyces cerevisiae YCR003W MRPL32 Mitochondrial ribosomal protein of the large subunit) yields the protein MSFVATLKKRCLPVFSLLPSWSFSWQLAPAPTALPRLLHELLEGQVEPQLSPDSASPAKEGILLAVPKKKVSHQKKRQKLYGPGRKQLQMIHHLNRCPSCGHFKRANTLCMHCVGEIRHIWKSHTVRKTQEPLQEQELSNLDKRILYPGKKETEYAKKLKDKDSYLDRRMRSLPAGKNDS from the coding sequence atgtccTTTGTTgcgactttgaagaagcgctgCCTTCCTGTATTTTCGTTGTTGCCGAGCTGGTCCTTTTCATGGCAGCTGGCTCCCGCCCCCACGGCACTACCTCGACTTCTCCATGAGCTTCTAGAAGGGCAGGTTGAGCCACAGCTTTCTCCAGACAGTGCTTCGCCTGCCAAAGAAGGGATACTTTTAGCTGTTCCCAAGAAAAAGGTTTCCcatcagaagaagagacaaaaactttatgGACCCGGTAGGAAGCAATTGCAAATGATACACCATCTCAACCGCTGCCCATCTTGCGGCCACTTTAAAAGGGCAAACACCCTTTGTATGCATTGCGTTGGTGAAATACGTCATATATGGAAGAGCCATACGGTTAGGAAGACCCAGGAGCCTCTTCAAGAGCAAGAATTGTCTAATCTCGATAAAAGAATTCTATATCCAGGGAAGAAGGAAACAGAGTACGCGAAGAAGCTTAAGGACAAAGATAGCTACCTAGACCGTCGTATGAGGAGTTTACCCGCAGGGAAGAATGATAGCTAA
- the CIT2 gene encoding citrate (Si)-synthase CIT2 (highly similar to uniprot|P00890 Saccharomyces cerevisiae YNR001C CIT1 Citrate synthase catalyzes the condensation of acetyl coenzyme A and oxaloacetate to form citrate the rate-limiting enzyme of the TCA cycle nuclear encoded mitochondrial protein), protein MSVLASTRNTLARGLLQQSNSGRASVLLTVGGARLYSNGEKTLKERFAEIIPAKAEQIKQLRQEHGSTVIGEVVLNQAYGGMRGIKGLVWEGSVLDPDEGIRFRNRTIPDIQKELPKGAGGTEPLPEALFWLLLTGETPTESQVKALSADLASRSELPEHVSQLLDSLPKDLHPMAQFSIAVTALESESKFSKAYAQGVSKKDYWNYAFEDSMDLIGKLPVIASKIYRNVFKDGKLGSVDPNADFGKNLANLLGFKNDEFVELMRLYLTIHADHEGGNVSAHTTHLVGSALSSPYLSFSAGLNGLAGPLHGRANQEVLEWLFKLREEVKGDYSKETIEKYLWDTLNSGRVVPGYGHAVLRKTDPRYTAQREFALRHFPDYDLFKLVSTIYEVAPGVLTKHGKTKNPWPNVDSHSGVLLQYYGLTEASFYTVLFGVSRALGVLAQLIIDRAVGQPIERPKSFSTEKYAELVKSINAKK, encoded by the coding sequence ATGTCGGTTCTAGCATCAACCAGAAACACACTGGCGCGTGGGCTTTTGCAGCAGTCAAACTCGGGCCGCGCGTCTGTACTATTGACCGTTGGTGGGGCACGCCTTTACAGTAACGGCGAGAAAACGTTAAAAGAGCGCTTCGCGGAGATCATCCCAGCCAAGGCCGAACAAATTAAGCAGCTGCGCCAGGAGCACGGCTCGACGGTAATCGGCGAGGTGGTCCTCAATCAGGCATACGGTGGTATGCGTGGCATCAAGGGCTTGGTGTGGGAAGGTTCAGTTCTGGACCCAGATGAGGGTATCCGGTTCAGAAACCGCACCATTCCCGACATTCAGAAGGAGCTGCCAAAGGGGGCCGGCGGCACCGAACCACTACCAGAAGCGCTGTTCTGGCTGCTGTTGACCGGCGAGACACCTACCGAGTCCCAAGTCAAGGCGTTGTCCGCGGATTTGGCTTCCAGATCCGAGCTTCCTGAACATGTTTCACAACTGCTAGACTCTTTGCCTAAGGATCTTCACCCAATGGCTCAGTTCTCTATCGCTGTGACCGCTTTGGAGAGCGAGTCCAAGTTTTCCAAGGCCTATGCACAGGGAGTGTCCAAGAAGGACTATTGGAATTACGCTTTCGAGGACTCCATGGACCTCATCGGTAAGCTACCAGTTATTGCCTCCAAGATATACCGCAATGTTTTCAAGGATGGAAAGCTCGGTTCTGTTGACCCCAACGCGGACTTCGGTAAGAACCTTGCTAATCTGCTGGGTTTCAAGAATGACGAGTTTGTTGAGTTAATGAGGCTTTACTTAACCATCCACGCCGACCACGAGGGTGGTAACGTTTCTGCACACACAACTCACTTAGTGGGTTCCGCCTTGTCATCCCCTTATTTATCTTTCTCGGCTGGTTTGAACGGTTTGGCGGGTCCACTCCATGGTCGTGCCAACCAAGAAGTCCTGGAAtggctcttcaagctcagagAAGAGGTCAAGGGCGATTATTCTAAAGAGAccattgaaaaatatttgtGGGACACTCTGAATTCAGGAAGGGTTGTTCCCGGCTATGGCCACGCCGTATTGAGGAAAACTGATCCTCGTTACACAGCTCAACGTGAGTTCGCCCTAAGACACTTCCCTGACTACGATCTCTTTAAGCTGGTCTCTACAATCTATGAGGTCGCCCCAGGTGTGTTGACAAAGCACGGCAAGACAAAGAACCCATGGCCTAATGTTGACTCTCACTCTGGTGTTCTATTGCAATACTACGGCTTGACAGAGGCATCGTTCTACACCGTCCTGTTTGGTGTTTCGAGAGCGCTAGGTGTACTGGCTCAGCTCATCATTGACAGGGCCGTTGGTCAGCCAATCGAAAGACCCAAATCTTTCTCGACTGAGAAATATGCTGAGCTTGTGAAATCCATTAACGCAAAGAAATAA
- a CDS encoding KLTH0H12562p (conserved hypothetical protein), with the protein MAVDCKRAKKIPNYRIDAHTIAPIHPLGVKPSGNIYLHNNLKELDLSRKRQLGHLAALSEEILALALSFIDSPSDLVSLGHSSRVLYAYTYNEELWRKLYIDEFMRLEAKGGNVPNSSGYHPYGCRKWRGSWRKTLLKLDEEALIQVNDLVFSDFLYRPYQCSKIDYEYLFKRVIAFEENSSALRHTLNPEFGVERIKEADLTLETFERSYCSKPFILCGEGDEKRWPLWDLEYLVGRFGDINFRQEAVEWKLSYYANYSRNNNDESPLYLFDCSSEAIQTLKGEYMAPKIFTYDLFKAFEGQEINCRPDHRWLIVGKAGSGSTFHKDPNQTSAWNAGLTGKKLWMMLPPDVKPPGVSTDKEEEEVTSPVGVGEWVLSGYYNDAVKLAQEGKCQIAVTFPGECIYVPSGWWHTVINLTDSVALTENFVPAPILSKVLLFFKNKKKQISGFHLQDTVNAMKRFLSAHPMKSDSSPNYEVIENFLEKCRHHALNNEDCGLIDLDLEPPIFEFFVELVRESKYGKHTERALADMHELEVNAARQEARTNPPATKTSEAWTNLAAESGSNFSFGFSFEETA; encoded by the coding sequence atgGCTGTCGATTGCAAGCGGGCAAAGAAGATACCAAATTACCGTATAGATGCGCATACAATCGCGCCAATCCATCCTTTAGGTGTCAAACCGTCAGGAAATATATACCTTCACAACAATCTTAAAGAACTTGACCTTTCGAGGAAAAGGCAACTTGGACACCTAGCGGCGCTGAGTGAAGAGATATTAGCACTGGCGCTATCTTTTATCGACAGTCCAAGTGACTTGGTTAGCTTGGGGCATTCTTCGAGAGTACTATACGCTTACACTTACAATGAAGAGCTGTGGAGAAAGTTGTACATTGATGAGTTTATGCGCCTTGAGGCCAAAGGAGGTAATGTTCCGAACAGCAGTGGTTACCATCCATATGGATGTAGAAAATGGAGAGGATCATGGAGGAAAACCTTGCTTAAactcgatgaagaagctctgaTTCAAGTCAATGATTTGGTTTTTTCGGACTTCTTATATAGGCCATATCAATGCTCAAAAATCGACTACGAatatctcttcaaaagagtgATTGCATTTGAAGAGAACTCGAGTGCCTTGCGCCACACTTTGAATCCAGAATTCGGCGTTGAGCGTATCAAAGAAGCGGATTTGACACTCGAGACTTTTGAAAGGTCGTACTGCAGCAAGCCATTCATCCTATGTGGTGAAGGGGATGAAAAAAGATGGCCCTTGTGGGACCTCGAATATCTGGTGGGTAGATTCGGTGACATCAACTTCCGTCAAGAGGCGGTAGAATGGAAGTTATCATATTACGCCAACTACTCTAGAAACAACAATGACGAGTCGCCTTTGTATCTTTTTGACTGTAGCAGCGAGGCGATTCAGACACTTAAAGGGGAATACATGGCCCCGAAGATCTTCACTTAtgatcttttcaaagcttttgaaggtcAAGAAATTAATTGCCGGCCCGATCATAGATGGCTCATTGTTGGTAAGGCGGGTAGTGGTTCAACCTTTCACAAAGATCCTAATCAAACGTCAGCCTGGAATGCGGGTTTGACGGGAAAGAAGCTGTGGATGATGCTCCCACCAGATGTCAAGCCGCCTGGGGTATCGACCGacaaggaagaagaagaagtcacGTCGCCAGTTGGGGTTGGCGAATGGGTTCTGTCAGGCTACTATAATGATGCAGTCAAGTTGGCCCAAGAGGGAAAATGTCAAATTGCCGTGACATTTCCAGGCGAATGTATATATGTGCCTTCTGGGTGGTGGCATACTGTAATAAATCTTACAGATTCGGTGGCTTTAACAGAAAACTTTGTCCCGGCACCTATCCTTTCGAAGGTTCTACtattcttcaagaacaaaaagaagcaaatATCTGGCTTCCATCTGCAAGATACGGTGAATGCAATGAAAAGGTTCTTGTCAGCACACCCAATGAAATCAGATTCTTCTCCAAATTATGAAGTCATTGagaatttcttggaaaagtGCAGACACCATGCCTTGAACAACGAAGACTGTGGGCTAATTGACTTAGACCTGGAGCCTCCAATTTTCGAATTTTTTGTGGAACTAGTGAGAGAATCAAAATATGGTAAACATACAGAAAGAGCCCTTGCTGATATGCACGAGCTGGAGGTCAATGCAGCCCGACAAGAGGCTAGAACAAATCCGCCAGCGACGAAGACTTCAGAAGCATGGACCAACCTAGCAGCAGAATCAGGTTCTAATTTCAGCTTTGGTTTtagttttgaagaaaccgCGTAG
- a CDS encoding KLTH0H12672p (conserved hypothetical protein) has protein sequence MSAILQRITPQANFFNLSRLAVRYPVISIFLPLLILTIIAYPTLSSAWSGDITSRQYLSRVEFEPFFTGSSANLSLVQVWIKHLNEDNILKKSSLIESLALQNRLLRNTAGSDLVEVLQSPFQLWNNSLQVLQKDRSPLKTINYGANSIPKLLLRRVLKVNGFVTSAENMVINILTPGDKQDALKSILAQNVAELQSLSNVTGFKIATSSMLSNGNAPQVSFRFDILPMSRLDFLVSGTLCFLLILQLLRAYKSIVWVKHKYGIALAMLAEVTVGTAASATITGFFFKGYGENNPTFLGWLPITLISTSGLLRLLKETAGSSVTDSRKSYPMVASKEEPGRKGTKKYLVASAQVNASVFRTTILAIATSTFLFPFNRQLSFFFSAALLNTFILQLTFFTSVLSLDYRMLSSNDVLFLKNSNEIDARSLDEEFYGHNVNLKAYVKSLAIGWDTMLSKPLYFCMPYFFYINLKFRSVRSSSSLVYKFVHGQFSKAVSFSSARSPALIDKKSVSQLLFQKHGKGTFNVAFLPSDTIFALKGDVPDTNSLSGSYLGALQTPFVSSYKFDFYFFIEFIITVVLLSSLALLVLQIMLSRVETPIKSEDDPEVFNAVDEMQSRKETGSIMKADETAFHTKELSHGGHTLDIVSIPTSDSPFIFSLGIDRKLFVWSPLSNPVPPPTEIPLSKQLWPVARTVTSSNGNLTAILSEGGKVACWSRRKMCFLWSIKLDHPGKTVLELFFRKRTIPAFMKNRPTGNTSTSAGKIRDQIGVTSLSMGRKDSNVSVSSMKSSSSLANVFDARYNDKEAASIHDEDDGTELIFVTTDGSLTCIDISGKPVVSKVISSPVELASCKKLVTPRVNDRLVFCDQRGKIYVSTVVNNKWRTRELHIIRDSFNRGQKLMTPATLKRPSEVLGNGLYSPNSGSEIFENITLLLIPFVGMLVLARGNKAELVDAQTGTSIRSFTLSDVEPKTLKVFHDQPTHCRFCGSASVASLSIAYTEKSTKTLVMHTFKLESRTKTSICLRVERDPREIRCLGLESVVEKKHYMEEADCWNVTDNNLIIGLKRRNKLNQAENNSHAIVRSVSEGVRTGDCKLRNRVESRSMKHSASLEYNIHEIWEGWTMTVNGKVQYYKIPAGVNGLLTNRIGPVEKFGAKAIVAAFGNIMKLFYLGREELILATDGTNTNEDDTGLNFVNKRRKRLSERKTSNIYTQL, from the coding sequence ATGAGTGCTATCCTCCAAAGGATTACGCCGCAGgcaaatttcttcaacctgTCGCGTTTGGCAGTGAGGTATCCCGTTATTTCCATCTTTCTGCCTCTTCTGATTTTGACCATCATCGCTTATCCAACTCTTTCTTCCGCTTGGAGTGGCGATATAACTTCGAGGCAGTACCTAAGTAGGGTGGAATTCGAGCCTTTCTTCACTGGCTCCTCTGCTAATCTATCATTAGTGCAAGTGTGGATAAAGCATTTGAACGAAGACAATAtcctgaaaaaaagctcattgaTTGAGTCGTTGGCGCTTCAAAACCGCCTATTGCGGAACACCGCAGGCTCCgatcttgttgaagtcttACAATCACCTTTTCAATTGTGGAACAACTCGTTACAAGTTTTGCAAAAGGACAGGTCGCCTTTGAAAACTATCAATTATGGGGCTAATTCCattccaaaacttcttctgAGAAGAGTTCTCAAGGTGAATGGGTTTGTCACGTCCGCTGAGAACATGGTGATCAATATTCTAACGCCAGGGGACAAGCAAGACGCGCTAAAAAGCATCCTTGCGCAAAATGTTGCAGAGCTGCAGTCACTATCAAATGTGACTGGCTTTAAAATCGCGACCTCCTCTATGCTTAGTAACGGTAATGCTCCACAGGTTTCATTCAGGTTTGACATCTTGCCCATGAGTCGACTGGATTTTCTGGTTTCAGGGACTCTATGCTTTCTTCTTATACTACAATTACTCAGGGCGTACAAAAGCATTGTATGGGTTAAGCACAAATATGGCATTGCACTGGCGATGCTAGCTGAAGTAACCGTAGGCACAGCTGCGTCGGCTACAATTACgggcttttttttcaagggCTATGGGGAAAATAACCCTACTTTTCTTGGGTGGCTTCCAATAACTTTAATTTCAACCAGTGGGCTTTTACGGTTACTCAAAGAAACTGCGGGTTCATCCGTCACAGATTCTAGGAAAAGCTATCCTATGGTTGCCTctaaagaagaaccagGCAGAAAGGGAACAAAGAAGTATTTGGTAGCTTCCGCGCAAGTGAATGCCTCTGTTTTTAGAACCACCATTTTGGCTATTGCAACAAGCACCTTTCTGTTTCCTTTTAATCGCcaattgagcttttttttctcagcTGCGCTTCTAAACACATTCATTCTTCAGCTCACTTTCTTCACATCGGTGCTTAGTTTGGATTATAGGATGCTCAGCAGCAACGACGTTCTCTTTTTAAAAAACAGCAACGAAATTGATGCGCGGTCCTTAGATGAGGAATTTTACGGCCACAATGTCAATTTGAAAGCATACGTTAAATCTTTGGCGATTGGCTGGGACACTATGCTGTCCAAGCCGCTCTATTTCTGTATGCCATATTTTTTCTACATCAATCTAAAATTCAGGTCAGTgagatcttcttcctctttggTGTACAAATTCGTTCATGGTCAATTCTCCAAGGCTGTgagtttttcttctgcGAGGTCACCGGCACTAATTGACAAAAAATCCGTATCTCAACtactctttcaaaagcatgGAAAAGGAACTTTTAATGTGGCATTTTTACCCTCGGACACTATTTTTGCTTTAAAAGGAGACGTCCCTGATACTAATAGTTTATCTGGTAGCTATCTCGGAGCCCTTCAGACaccttttgtttcttcgtACAAATTTGacttttatttttttattgAGTTTATTATCACAGTGGTACTACTTTCATCACTGGCGCTACTCGTATTACAAATTATGCTAAGCAGAGTCGAAACTCCAATTAAATCTGAGGATGACCCAGAAGTATTCAACGCCGTGGACGAGATGCAATCTCGGAAAGAAACAGGCTCTATAATGAAAGCGGATGAAACTGCTTTTCATACCAAGGAACTATCCCATGGCGGCCATACATTAGACATTGTGAGTATACCAACGTCTGACTCACCTTTCATTTTCTCGCTTGGAATTGACCGTAAACTATTTGTTTGGTCGCCATTATCAAATCCCGTCCCCCCTCCAACAGAGATACCATTGAGCAAGCAGCTTTGGCCTGTAGCCAGAACAGTAACAAGCTCAAACGGGAACTTAACAGCCATACTCAGCGAAGGGGGCAAGGTTGCTTGTTGGTCGCGAAGAAAAATGTGTTTCCTGTGGTCAATAAAGCTTGATCATCCGGGcaaaacagttttggagttgtttttcagaaaaaggaCTATACCAGCCTTTATGAAAAATAGGCCTACGGGGAATACAAGCACATCGGCTGGAAAGATACGCGATCAGATCGGAGTCACCAGCCTTTCAATGGGACGGAAAGACAGTAACGTGTCGGTTTCGTCCATGAAATCCTCCTCTTCCCTGGCGAATGTATTTGATGCTCGCTATAATGACAAAGAGGCCGCTTCTATACatgatgaagatgatgGAACTGAACTCATTTTCGTGACAACTGATGGCTCTCTCACCTGCATCGACATTTCAGGAAAACCTGTGGTTAGCAAAGTCATCTCTTCGCCGGTAGAGCTTGCCTCCTGCAAGAAGCTAGTAACGCCTAGAGTCAACGAcaggcttgttttttgtgACCAGCGCGGCAAAATTTATGTTTCAACCGTCGTCAACAACAAGTGGAGGACTCGGGAGCTGCATATAATCAGAGATTCTTTCAACAGGGGACAAAAGCTGATGACACCTGCCACCCTCAAGAGACCAAGCGAGGTTTTGGGAAATGGCCTCTATTCGCCAAATAGCGGAAGCGAGATATTCGAAAACATAACTTTATTATTGATCCCTTTCGTCGGTATGCTAGTATTAGCCAGAGGGAATAAGGCAGAATTGGTAGACGCCCAGACAGGTACGTCCATTAGAAGCTTCACATTATCAGACGTTGAGCCAAAGACGCTAAAAGTTTTTCATGACCAGCCTACCCACTGCAGATTTTGCGGGAGTGCATCGGTTGCTTCTCTATCGATTGCCTACACAGAGAAATCGACCAAAACACTGGTCATGCATACATTTAAGCTTGAGAGCCGCACAAAAACTAGCATATGCTTGCGTGTGGAGAGAGATCCTAGGGAAATTCGCTGCTTAGGCCTCGAGTCGGTTGtcgagaagaagcattacatggaagaagcagaTTGTTGGAACGTAACAGACAATAATTTAATTATTGGTCTTAAGCGGCGGAATAAGCTCAACCAAGCAGAAAATAATAGCCACGCGATTGTGAGAAGTGTATCAGAGGGCGTTAGAACAGGGGACTGCAAACTGCGAAATAGGGTCGAAAGCCGAAGCATGAAGCATTCGGCATCTTTGGAATATAATATTCATGAAATTTGGGAAGGATGGACTATGACAGTAAACGGAAAAGTTCAGTATTACAAGATTCCCGCAGGAGTTAACGGTTTGCTCACCAACAGGATAGGACCAGTCGAGAAATTCGGCGCTAAGGCAATAGTTGCAGCATTTGGCAATATTATGAAGCTCTTTTACCTGGGTCGCGAAGAACTCATTTTAGCGACAGATGGTACCAATACGAATGAGGACGACACCGGCTTGAACTTCGTGAAcaagcgaagaaaaaggctCAGCGAAAGGAAGACCTCTAATATCTATACTCAGTTGTGA
- the SAT4 gene encoding serine/threonine protein kinase SAT4 (similar to uniprot|P25333 Saccharomyces cerevisiae YCR008W SAT4 Ser/Thr protein kinase involved in salt tolerance): protein MTATSMETPTPRSRKNTLSSKIGKIFGAGKGAGQRTPSADTARQSQVPSPTNSVVSLDSSHQESRHALHPDPRQAPLAASHQSSDISRPSSPPVSLNGRGQIAPTHDENSLATLRSRSENNDKATASSVNIAAMASVSSGRFVMLEGGGHEHHLKSAKRQEKLSSMIKNMLGAQKLRGEAKSAVPDILMSQKNQRSSADPPSLFSGYMKQVATMDQSVPYSGASQTQKKFYLNEATPGGSDGAVAPLKKDPASFAEKYGRCQEVVGKGAFGVVRICHKKVQEGPNAEKLFAVKEFRRKPSESPEKYSRRLTSEFCISSSLKHTNIIRTLDLFQDAKGDYCQVMEYCYGGDLFTLIIAAGKLEYMEADCFFKQLIRGVVYMHDMGVCHRDLKPENLLLTSDGTLKITDFGNSECFRMAWEKDIHLSGGVCGSSPYIAPEEYVHEEFDPRPVDIWACGVIYMAMRTGRQLWSTSQRDDEFYAKYLKGRKDEAGYEPIEKLKRARCRNVIYSILDPVPSRRINGRQILNSEWGREIKCCHEGHPEK, encoded by the coding sequence ATGACCGCTACATCCATGGAGACACCGACTCCTAGGAGTCGTAAGAACACGCTCTCCTCCAAAATTGGCAAAATTTTCGGTGCCGGCAAGGGTGCGGGTCAACGCACTCCCAGCGCGGATACCGCTCGGCAGAGCCAAGTGCCATCTCCCACAAATTCAGTGGTTTCACTTGACAGCTCGCACCAAGAGTCGCGCCACGCTTTGCATCCGGACCCGCGTCAAGCCCCGCTCGCGGCTTCGCACCAATCATCAGACATTTCGAGGCCCAGTTCGCCGCCGGTGTCGCTCAACGGTCGCGGGCAGATTGCACCAACACATGACGAAAACTCACTTGCAACACTTCGCTCCCGCTCCGAAAATAACGACAAGGCGACTGCAAGCTCAGTCAACATCGCGGCTATGGCATCGGTAAGCTCCGGGAGGTTTGTGATGCTTGAGGGAGGCGGTCACGAGCACCACTTGAAGAGCGCAAAAcgtcaagaaaagctgagcAGCATGATTAAGAACATGCTTGGGGCCCAGAAACTCCGTGGTGAAGCCAAGTCGGCAGTCCCTGATATTCTCATGAGCCAGAAAAATCAACGGAGTAGCGCGGACCCTCCTTCCTTGTTCTCGGGCTATATGAAGCAGGTCGCTACTATGGACCAAAGTGTGCCCTACAGTGGCGCTTCACAGACACAAAAGAAATTTTACCTCAACGAGGCTACCCCTGGTGGCAGTGATGGTGCAGTTGCTCCTTTAAAAAAGGATCCTGCTAGCTTTGCAGAAAAATACGGCCGTTGTCAGGAAGTTGTTGGCAAGGGTGCTTTCGGAGTTGTACGAATTTGTCACAAGAAGGTGCAGGAAGGGCCAAACGCTGAGAAACTCTTTGCTGTCAAGGAGTTCAGGAGAAAACCTTCTGAGTCCCCCGAAAAGTATTCGAGACGTTTGACCTCTGAATTCTGCATTTCATCATCACTGAAACACACCAACATCATAAGAACGCTGGATCTGTTCCAGGATGCCAAAGGCGACTACTGCCAAGTAATGGAATACTGTTACGGCGGTGACTTATTTACACTCATCATTGCCGCGGGAAAGCTGGAGTACATGGAGGCGGattgcttcttcaagcagCTTATTAGGGGTGTGGTTTACATGCATGACATGGGCGTTTGCCATCGGGATCTGAAACCAGAGAATCTTTTGCTAACTTCCGATGGCACCCTAAAAATTACCGACTTTGGGAACAGCGAATGTTTCCGTATGGCATGGGAAAAAGATATCCACTTGAGTGGCGGCGTCTGCGGCTCAAGTCCTTACATTGCACCTGAAGAATACGTACACGAAGAGTTCGACCCTCGGCCGGTCGATATATGGGCGTGTGGTGTTATTTATATGGCAATGAGAACCGGCCGGCAACTTTGGAGCACTTCCCAAAGAGATGATGAATTTTATGCCAAATATTTAAAGGGAAGGAAGGACGAAGCAGGCTATGAGCCAATAGAAAAGCTAAAGAGGGCGCGGTGTCGCAATGTTATTTATTCCATTCTAGATCCTGTGCCTAGCAGGAGAATAAATGGAAGGCAGATACTTAACAGCGAGTGGGGAAGGGAAATCAAGTGCTGCCACGAAGGTCATCCAGAAAAATAA